Part of the Cinclus cinclus chromosome 10, bCinCin1.1, whole genome shotgun sequence genome is shown below.
AGCAACAGAGAACAACCCATCTTCCCAACAAAAGCAGCAAGATACTATTTGCCTCCTATCTTAAGACAgtgaaaatgcaatttaaagaaCTTAACACAAACCGAGGCGATGCAAACAGCAATGTTTGCCTTCAACAGAGCTCAACAGCTGCTTCACCCACCTCTATTTTAACTTTGCCAAAGTTCTTCTATTTTGCAGACTTTACTAAGTTAATTCTAACTTTGTTAACATGTTTTTTTACAGTTGCAGTGAAGATACCATACCAGTACTGCAAATATGGGTTGCATTTTACTAAATCTGTCCCAAAGTTTGTAGGACAACATTTGCAGTTGTTGTTGACAGGTACTGAAGCTAAGGTTGCACAAATTAATTCTTTTACCATTGCTGGAAAGGTATTTTATCAATGTTGCAAATACAGTCTATAGTTTTTAaggtatcaggttgtattctgactctgccagtgttttgttgttttgtattactgtatttttattttaattctcctAGCAAAGAACTGTTATTTCTATTCTCATATCtttgagagctccttaatttcaaaattataataatttggagggaggggggttttacatttttccatttcaagagaggctcctgtcTTTCTGTGCAGAtgcctgtctttcaaaccaagacatgCACATACATCCAAAAAATACCCAGATTACCAGGATACAGAACATCTGGGGAGAACTGGAGGGCAGATGTGGATTTAAGATGTGGGTGAGCAGTAAGTGGACTCTGTAGTCTCACCAACATCATGGATTCACACGCCCTGATGAAAGTCTTCAGACCTGTCAACAAAATccaaaaactggaaaattgCATCTGCTGTGTCTGGGTTGAAATTATTGGGTAGGTGAGTATTGGGAAGAAGCCGCCATGGGCTTAGAGAGATCTGCATTGCAGCTGTGTGGCATTTGTGTTTGGGAGCAGCTTTCTTTTGGACTGAGCGAGTTTTGGAGTGGTAATGGCTGGGTGGAGGCTCAGAATGTGCTTTGGTAGAGGCTCagatggaagctgcagaagaggcaTGAAAAGCTTCCGCTCTCTCCTTCCTAAGCAAGCACGAGATGTGCTGAACACTGGACAAAACCTGACTTGCCCCCAAATGACCAGGACTGAATTCCCACGTTTGTAGCCTGTGCTGACTATTTTGGGTTGCAATTTCTGCCATCcttggctgttcctttcccacCTCACTCTCCAGCCAACCTGCTTCTTTCCTGTCTTTGTCTCTGTCTCACCTCAAACTCAGTTGTCTTTGCCTGGGACAGAACTTCTGCCTGGACTGGTGCAAACAGCCTGATGTTGGACTCCCCAAGCCAGACCTGATCCTGTTCCTTCAGTTAAgcccagaagcagcagcagaacgAGGGAACTTTGGACATGAACGTTATGAGACCAGCTCCTTCCAAGAGAAAGTTCTTCAATCCTTCTGCTGCCTAATGGAGGACAAGACCCTAAACTGGAAGGTGAGGAATTAACTCTAGTGGGCTTGTTATGgactggggtggggggggaaggggTCTCTAGTGAAAGCTTCCAAATTTTGCCTGTCACATCCCTGTACTGCCCTCTTTCCAATTCTGCTCAGCGGGACAGGTTGGGGaccagcccagggtgctgtgagaTGTGGCAGAGGGCACTTCCCTGTTCTGGAGAGCCTGGTCAGCTCTTTGTGCACCTGGGATGAAGCCCTAGCTTAACCTGCCTCTGTCACATGCCCCAGAGACAGCCAGCAAACAAcatgcagcagcattttcttctgtttcccttCACCCACTCTCACATCTACTTATTAAATGTTTATTCTTATGTATATTGATTTCTCCCAAATCCTCTCCGAAAACTGCAGAGAGGAGATGTAGTTATCTATGCTGTATTTTTGTTGTCTTGGAAACAGACAGTGGATGCTTCAAAGAGCATTGAAGACTTGCACAGAGAAATCAAGTCCATTGCAGAGGAAACTATGCAGGAGGTTCAGAATAAACCTTTGGAAGAACTCTGGAAATGAAACTTTATACAGGTTTAAAAGAGTAAGAGAAAGGTCAGTAAGGGAACGGTGACTTCTTGGATCTTCTGTACTTGGATGACTTTGACATCCCAGCAGCTACAGCTTAGATCCTGTGTATTCTTTTGGGTCCAACATgctgctgattttatttttttttattattattattatctgtTCCTCCCTTCCATCCTACATAGttgcttctgcatttttaaaatgagtatTCCATAAGCATGTATCAAATTCCTTGTCAAAACCTCCCTCTCCCAAGCAAGAGCTCCTGTTCCAGCTACAGTCCTGGAGTGCAGATGTGGGTGTGGAGCCCAGGGCCAACCCTGGACACAGACACAGTTCTTGTTTTTAAGGAATTGCCATGTTTCTGATCATCCTTCCTCTCTAGTAACTGCATCCCCCCCATGCTCAAACCAGTTTGTAGAGGACTTGCTAATAAActattcttttaaatattttttttcccagtgtgatAATTTATCTTCTAGAAGGATATATGGGAGGTGAAAGTGCTGGCACTTAGTTCAGGCACTAAATCCAAGGACAGCTGTTTGCtgaagctgtggaaaaaaaggagaggtgAATTCAAGCCTCCACCccagctgtgcagtgctggacAGAGCTATGAGCAGGTAAGAGCCTGAAATAGATGGATGAGCTCATAGCAAAGCCAGTTTAGAGGACAAATGGCACATAAGTTATTTTAGACTGGCCAAGATGAGAGGAATAGTCACTTGTGGCTCCTGCACACACCCCAGTGCAGTTTGCAACCAGGCCAGCTATGAATCACCTAAATCACCAGAACAAACTGGAATGTTAATTATTTGCAATGGACACTGAGAAATGGGCATGTCCAGGAGAGTTCCCAAGTCTCTGCTGGATGTTTAACTCACCTTCCAGTAGGGTGGATTGCTCTGGTCTCCACAGACAAAATCCTCTCTAACTCAGAGAGAAGCAGATTGAACTGATTCACgagcagggaggagaggctaAGTGTTTAAACCAAAATTGTTAATATCAACATCAGGTACAATGGCAaaagctgctgccttccctccaCAGCTGCCCAGCACTTGGCAGCCAGACACGCctggtggaggaggaggtgagcCCCTGCAATGCTGTATCAGGCCCTGACAGCAACACTGGGACaagaaaacacactgaaaagcCAGAAATACTGGTTAAAGATCTAAGATGAGCTTAGCTCTGTTATTGGGGTTGTGTCAACACTGAGGTAAAATCTtgtgtggcagagctgtcctTAAACAAAACCATGAACATGAAATAAGCAGTAGAATCATAGactgatttgggttggaaggggatCTTAAGGGATCATCtttttccatgggcagggacgccttccactagaccagtcTGCtttcaagccctgtccaacctggctttggacacttccagtgatggggcagccacactttctctgggcaccctgtgtcCAGGGCCTTCCCACCCTGAgtgaagaattccttcccaatatcccatctaaccctgccctctagcagtgggaagccattccctcttgtcctgtgtccctgcaggctctTATccaaagtccttctccagctctctcttGGAGCCCCTGTACACCCTGGAGTTTTCTGGTGTACTGCATACTACCCACCACCACCTTCAACGTGTGCAAGGACATCAGGACAGGCAAAGATTTTAGATCTGTTTATTCAGATAGAAATTGAAAGCAGATGAATGGAGCACAGCCCCActtcctctgctgcctcttcccCTGACTAcaagagagaagagaagcaagcagaaagcagcaaataaTAATTTAGTGACAGAAGCATTGTGGTTCCCAGTTCAAACCTCTGCTTTCAGGTATCACAGGGACAGTTAGAGCATCAGTAGGTCAATCACAGGGGAAACAGGTAATTTCTAGCCTGGTGGCACCACCCTTGGGAACACCACCACCATGTGACAGGTTCCAAACCTGAATGCACAAACCTTGTAAACAGGGTTGCAGTGTGCAGCACGCACCAAGGAAACTATGGCAGCAACTTCCCTTGCAGTGTGCATGGAGACAGCTCTCCTCCATGGGTTACCTTCCTCTCTGTGGAGAAGGGCCCTAGGCAGAGCTACCATCTTAAAAATGTCCAGTATATTTGGACCTTCACAAGGCATTCTGCCCTTCTTGGGATGGTTACCTGACAGGGTTTCTCCAGGTTAGCTCCTACAGCACCTCTGGGCACActctgcagggaggggagctgGCAGAGGCAAGGTACTGACACAGCTTGGAAATCTACTCGACCTTCAGGCACCTCTTCTGCTTTGGAAAGGGAATGTCTGACAAGAGTAGCTGGAGGAAGTGCTCACCAACCCACCCAGGGTACCTCAAGAGGTTTTACAGCTTGGGTTTTTGGCAGGACAACATCACTCCCCTATTTGCCATGCCAGCACACTGGGGGACAGGCAGAAGAAGCCTGGCACATGCCTGGCAGATCTCTGGTGCCCTGtttcagctctcccagctctggattattttttccaggGCTGTGGAATTCAGTTTTCCGTTCAAAGCAGCTTTCCTGAAGGTACTTGCTGTGAGACTTTTCCATTGTAGAAGCACATGGTTTGACTCGCTGAGCAACACATTTTCTATTCTTCCATTATTTAAACTAGGATTGAGAtgctccccagcagcacaaCACTGCTCCACACTTCACTTACTGAATTCACAGTCACTTAGAAGTTCCCTCAATTGCCTTTCCATAGCGTGTGAACAGGAGAGGTAGTGCTGAGTGTCCTGCAGAGCATGAACAGGAGTTGTATCGTAGGGACCTGCACTCCGGAGGCTTCACAGCTGTCTGTGGGATGTGGCTGCTGTTCCCTGGCATTGTGAGCTGCAGTCCAGGCTGGCCAGTGAGAAGGGAAGCTGCTAAAGGCATTAACTGGACGTTTCTCCTGCTAAATGACGGGTGGGCTCTACTTAAGCTTCAGAGGGGAGTTCCCATGGAAGGATTCAGCGCTCTAACAATTTCCGTGCCTCCCCTGGAAGGCTGGGCTGACCTGCTGATGTAACAGGCTTTGAACTCCTAAGCACCACTGCATCCACTTCCAGCAACTGTTTGCTGCTGAGAAATTCCAACTGCAGCCAGTAAGGCTGTAACACCCTCTGGGTTCTTCATCCCACTGCAGACACTGTGCGCTCCGCTCCGAGGCTGCACGGAATGCCAGGATGGACgggaggcagggatggcagcaaGCGCCTATGAAAACCGGTAGCCCCAGGCTCTCGAAGGAGCTTCCCTCCCCCCTTCTCCCCACACATACATAAATTTGTAGAGTCAGTTTCCTATTTGTTTTCAAAGGGACAGGATTTCAAAGTCTTCATCTTCCGAGTCGAAGAACCTTTCCAATCTGTCGGCATCAGAGGAgtctggaagagaagaagaaagcgCTGCCTCAGTGGGATGCTGTTGCTGTCAGCGAgaccagcagctggagagcaTCACAGTTTGAGTGCCAAGTGCCTACAAGTTCCAAAACTCGGTGACAAACCCAAACGAGGGCTCTGAGGAGGGTAAGAACATGTAAGTGGTATGGAAAAATGCACTGGAGAGAATTATGTGGAGCACAGAAGCACGGCATCTTTCACAGATCCAAACACATTTGTGCTGCTACTGTTTTGCACAACCTTCctgtgccccagctctgcactaGCAGG
Proteins encoded:
- the DTYMK gene encoding thymidylate kinase isoform X3, coding for MDRPPPPSLSQADRTTEIGQLISSYLGREKNLEDHTIHLLFSANRWEHVPMMKEKLLQGITVVVDRYAFSGVAFTSAKGNFCLDWCKQPDVGLPKPDLILFLQLSPEAAAERGNFGHERYETSSFQEKVLQSFCCLMEDKTLNWKTVDASKSIEDLHREIKSIAEETMQEVQNKPLEELWK
- the DTYMK gene encoding thymidylate kinase isoform X4, producing the protein MAARRGALIALEGVDRAGKSTQGRRLVEALRQAGHRADLLRFPDRTTEIGQLISSYLGREKNLEDHTIHLLFSNFCLDWCKQPDVGLPKPDLILFLQLSPEAAAERGNFGHERYETSSFQEKVLQSFCCLMEDKTLNWKTVDASKSIEDLHREIKSIAEETMQEVQNKPLEELWK